In Quercus robur chromosome 11, dhQueRobu3.1, whole genome shotgun sequence, the following proteins share a genomic window:
- the LOC126704930 gene encoding probable xyloglucan endotransglucosylase/hydrolase protein 10, with amino-acid sequence MKNCHRQIIFIALVTLNLIKISVATLFSGNYNQDFIIEYSPNHVYTSPNGRFRTLSLDHDSGSGFTSKVKLLFGQFDMQIKLVPGRSAGTVVAFYLKSGDSNNRDEVDFEFLGNVIGKPYGLQTNIFSDGSGNREQKIHLWFDPTKDFHTYSILWNIYLIMFMVDGIPIRVYRNHADKGVQYPQWKPMNLVASIWNGEGWATRDGKDKIDWSKAPFIASFRNYKVDACFWRGNAGFCRANSPPNWWNNPRFSQLNPWQRKMLIWVRKYYMYYDYCTDHKRFPSLPKECTIAL; translated from the exons aTGAAGAATTGTCACAGACAAATCATTTTTATTGCCCTTGTTACCTTAAACTTGATTAAAATTTCAGTAGCAACTCTTTTTTCAGGGAACTATAACCAGGATTTCATTATAGAATATTCCCCTAACCATGTTTATACTTCTCCCAATGGCCGATTTAGAACCTTGTCGCTTGACCATGATTCAG GTTCTGGTTTCACTTCGAAGGTGAAGCTTTTATTTGGACAATTCGACATGCAAATCAAACTAGTACCTGGTCGTTCTGCTGGCACTGTTGTGGCCTTCTAT CTGAAGTCGGGCGATAGTAATAATCGTGACGAAGTAGATTTTGAATTCCTTGGCAATGTAATCGGGAAGCCATATGGTctgcaaacaaatattttttctgATGGAAGCGGAAATCGGGAACAGAAGATTCACTTGTGGTTTGATCCAACAAAGGACTTCCATACTTATTCAATCTTGTGGAATATATACCTAATTAT GTTCATGGTGGATGGGATCCCCATAAGAGTTTACAGAAACCATGCAGACAAGGGAGTTCAATATCCTCAGTGGAAGCCTATGAACCTTGTAGCCAGCATTTGGAATGGTGAAGGTTGGGCAACAAGAGATGGCAAAGACAAAATTGATTGGTCAAAGGCCCCATTCATAGCTTCCTTCAGAAACTACAAGGTCGACGCTTGTTTCTGGAGAGGAAATGCAGGTTTTTGCAGGGCAAATAGCCCTCCTAATTGGTGGAACAATCCAAGATTCAGTCAGCTAAATCCCTGGCAAAGAAAGATGCTCATATGGGTTAGGAAGTACTACATGTATTATGACTACTGTACAGATCATAAAAGATTCCCTTCCCTTCCAAAGGAATGCACCATTGCTCTCTAG